The following are from one region of the Streptomyces tuirus genome:
- a CDS encoding uracil-DNA glycosylase, with protein sequence MAPRPLHEIVEAGWAKALEPVAERVAAMGDFLRAEIAAGRTYLPAGANVLRAFQQPFDDVRVLIVGQDPYPTPGHAVGLSFSVAPEVRPLPGSLINIYRELNADLGLPQPSNGDLTPWTQQGVLLLNRALTTTPRKPAAHRGKGWEEVTEQAIRALAGRGKPLVSILWGRDARNLRPLLGDLPAVESAHPSPMSADRGFFGSRPFSRANDLLIRQGGQPVDWRLP encoded by the coding sequence GTGGCACCACGACCCTTGCATGAGATCGTCGAAGCGGGCTGGGCGAAGGCCCTGGAACCGGTGGCCGAACGCGTCGCCGCGATGGGGGACTTCCTCCGCGCGGAGATCGCCGCCGGGCGCACCTACCTCCCGGCCGGGGCAAACGTCCTGCGGGCCTTCCAGCAGCCCTTCGACGACGTACGCGTCCTGATCGTCGGTCAGGACCCGTACCCGACCCCGGGGCACGCGGTGGGGCTGTCCTTCTCGGTCGCGCCCGAGGTGCGGCCGCTGCCCGGCAGCCTCATCAACATCTACCGCGAGCTGAACGCCGACCTGGGGCTCCCCCAGCCGTCCAACGGCGATCTGACGCCGTGGACACAGCAGGGCGTACTGCTGCTCAACAGGGCCCTGACCACCACCCCGCGCAAGCCCGCCGCCCACCGCGGCAAGGGCTGGGAGGAGGTCACAGAGCAGGCGATCCGGGCCCTGGCGGGGCGCGGAAAGCCGCTGGTGTCCATCCTGTGGGGCCGTGACGCCCGCAATCTGCGCCCGCTCCTCGGCGACCTGCCCGCCGTCGAATCCGCCCATCCCTCCCCCATGTCGGCCGACCGGGGCTTCTTCGGCTCCCGGCCGTTCAGCCGGGCCAACGACCTGCTGATCCGCCAGGGCGGCCAACCGGTGGACTGGCGCCTGCCGTGA
- a CDS encoding Lrp/AsnC family transcriptional regulator — protein MPVDELDTRILRLLLEQPRTSVREYARILGVARGTLQARLDRLERDGVITGTAPALSPAALGHPVLAFVHIEVTQGHLDEVGDALAAVPEIVEAFSITGGGDLLARVVARDNGHLEDVVQKLISMPGVVRTRTEVALRERVPHRLLPLVESIGRSARG, from the coding sequence ATGCCCGTGGACGAGCTCGACACCCGCATCCTGCGATTGCTGCTGGAGCAGCCGCGCACGAGCGTGCGCGAGTACGCCCGGATCCTCGGCGTCGCCCGGGGCACACTCCAGGCCCGGCTCGACCGGCTGGAGCGCGACGGCGTGATCACTGGCACGGCCCCGGCCCTCTCCCCCGCCGCGCTCGGACACCCGGTGCTGGCGTTCGTGCACATCGAGGTCACCCAGGGGCATCTGGACGAGGTGGGTGACGCGCTGGCGGCGGTGCCGGAGATCGTGGAGGCGTTCTCGATCACCGGTGGCGGGGATCTGCTGGCCCGGGTGGTGGCACGGGACAACGGACATCTGGAGGACGTCGTCCAGAAGCTGATCAGCATGCCCGGGGTGGTGCGCACCCGTACCGAGGTCGCATTGCGCGAGCGCGTCCCCCACCGGCTGCTGCCGCTGGTGGAGTCGATCGGGCGGTCGGCCCGCGGATGA
- a CDS encoding WD40/YVTN/BNR-like repeat-containing protein gives MVGCRLAGVRDEGVKDDAAEVIGMTEVLLAVGTRKGLFIGRRRGGAAWEFDERPYFNAQAVYSVAIDTRTGTPRLLVGGDSAHWGPSVFHSDDLGRTWTEPARPAVKFPKDTGASLERVWQLHPAAAEPDVVYAGTEPAALYRSEDRGETFELVRPLWEHPTRSKWMPGGGGEGLHTVLTDARDPKAVTVAVSTAGVFRTLDGGASWAPSNSGVSAVFLPDPNPEFGQCVHKVTRDGATPDRLYLQNHWGVYRSDDAGAHWTDIGEGLPSTFGFAAAAHPHRGDTAYVFPINADADRVPADHRCRVYRTADAGKSWEPLSAGLPQEDHYGTVLRDAMCTDDADPAGVYFGNRNGEVFASADDGDSWQQLASHLPDVLCVRAALVG, from the coding sequence GTGGTCGGGTGCAGACTGGCCGGTGTTCGGGACGAAGGCGTCAAGGACGACGCCGCGGAGGTGATCGGCATGACCGAGGTTCTGCTCGCCGTGGGCACGCGCAAAGGCCTGTTCATCGGGCGCCGGCGAGGTGGTGCCGCCTGGGAGTTCGACGAGAGGCCCTACTTCAACGCGCAGGCCGTGTACTCGGTCGCCATCGACACCCGCACCGGCACCCCGCGGCTGCTGGTGGGCGGCGACAGTGCGCACTGGGGCCCCTCGGTGTTCCACTCCGACGATCTCGGCCGGACCTGGACCGAACCGGCCCGCCCGGCGGTCAAGTTCCCCAAGGACACCGGGGCATCCCTGGAGCGGGTGTGGCAGCTGCACCCGGCCGCCGCCGAACCGGACGTGGTGTACGCGGGCACCGAACCGGCCGCGCTGTACCGCTCGGAGGACCGCGGGGAGACCTTCGAGCTGGTCCGGCCGCTGTGGGAACACCCCACGCGGTCGAAGTGGATGCCGGGCGGTGGCGGTGAGGGCCTGCACACCGTGCTCACCGACGCGCGCGACCCGAAGGCGGTGACGGTCGCCGTCTCGACCGCCGGCGTGTTCCGCACCCTGGACGGCGGCGCGAGCTGGGCGCCTTCCAACTCGGGTGTCTCCGCGGTGTTCCTGCCCGACCCGAACCCGGAGTTCGGCCAGTGCGTGCACAAGGTCACGCGCGACGGCGCCACCCCGGACCGGCTGTATCTCCAGAACCACTGGGGGGTGTACCGCAGCGACGACGCGGGCGCGCACTGGACGGACATCGGCGAGGGCCTGCCGTCCACGTTCGGCTTCGCGGCGGCGGCGCATCCGCACAGAGGCGACACGGCGTACGTGTTCCCGATCAACGCCGACGCCGACCGGGTCCCGGCCGACCATCGGTGCCGCGTGTACCGGACGGCGGACGCCGGCAAGAGCTGGGAGCCGCTCTCCGCCGGGCTGCCCCAGGAGGACCACTACGGCACGGTGCTGCGCGACGCGATGTGCACGGACGACGCCGACCCGGCGGGCGTCTACTTCGGCAACCGCAACGGCGAGGTCTTCGCGTCGGCGGACGACGGCGACAGCTGGCAGCAGCTCGCCTCGCATCTGCCGGACGTGCTGTGCGTGCGTGCCGCGCTCGTCGGCTGA
- a CDS encoding peptidoglycan-binding protein translates to MAKPLSASKLVEILRAEGVTVHEVRSWRTHNRNSKGPWGPVNGVMIHHTVTSGTASSVDLCYDGHANLPGPLCHGVIDKKGHVHLVGNGRANHAGLGDSDVLRAVINESKLPADNEADTDGNRHFYGFECINLGNGKDPWPEAQKEAIERVSAAICRHHGWSERSVIGHKEWQPGKVDPRGFTMDGMRGRIRDRLKGTGGGTKPAPDPKPSPKPSYEPFPGAGFFHAGQRSPIITAMGRRLVAEGCSRYEEGPSPDWSEADRRSYALWQQKLGFSGKDADGIPGKVTWDRLKVPKP, encoded by the coding sequence ATGGCCAAGCCCCTGAGCGCGTCCAAGCTGGTGGAGATCCTGAGGGCCGAGGGGGTGACCGTCCACGAGGTCCGCAGCTGGCGCACCCACAACCGCAACAGCAAGGGCCCCTGGGGCCCGGTGAACGGGGTGATGATCCACCACACCGTCACCTCCGGCACGGCCTCCTCCGTGGATCTCTGCTACGACGGCCACGCCAACCTCCCCGGCCCGCTGTGCCACGGCGTCATCGACAAGAAGGGCCATGTCCACCTGGTCGGCAACGGCCGGGCCAACCACGCCGGTCTCGGCGACAGCGACGTCCTGCGCGCGGTGATCAACGAGTCGAAGCTGCCCGCCGACAACGAGGCCGACACCGACGGCAACCGGCACTTCTACGGCTTCGAGTGCATCAACCTCGGCAACGGCAAGGATCCGTGGCCCGAGGCGCAGAAGGAGGCCATCGAGCGGGTGTCCGCCGCGATCTGCCGCCATCACGGCTGGTCGGAGCGCTCCGTCATCGGACACAAGGAGTGGCAGCCGGGCAAGGTCGACCCGCGCGGCTTCACCATGGACGGGATGCGGGGGCGCATACGCGACCGGCTCAAGGGGACCGGGGGCGGCACCAAGCCGGCCCCCGATCCGAAGCCGTCGCCCAAGCCGTCGTACGAGCCGTTCCCGGGCGCGGGGTTCTTCCACGCCGGGCAGCGCTCCCCGATCATCACGGCGATGGGCCGCCGCCTGGTCGCCGAGGGGTGCAGCCGGTACGAGGAGGGGCCCAGCCCCGACTGGAGCGAGGCCGACCGGCGGTCCTACGCGCTGTGGCAGCAGAAGCTGGGCTTCTCCGGCAAGGACGCCGACGGCATCCCCGGCAAGGTCACCTGGGACCGGCTGAAGGTGCCCAAGCCGTAG
- a CDS encoding DUF5997 family protein gives MTSHQSTQTMKPATAAKKLGVYLEATPAEFQEGVVTRAELNELQANPPQWLRALRLNGPHPRPVVAAKLGVSIAGLARAGVTEPLTTEQIEALKQEGPEWLVRERATQAEVRKESARIKKKNAERQA, from the coding sequence ATGACGTCGCACCAGAGCACCCAGACGATGAAGCCCGCGACCGCGGCGAAGAAGCTGGGTGTGTACCTCGAGGCCACACCCGCCGAGTTCCAGGAGGGTGTCGTCACGCGCGCCGAGCTGAACGAGCTCCAGGCGAACCCGCCGCAGTGGCTGCGGGCCCTGCGGCTCAACGGCCCGCACCCCCGGCCCGTGGTCGCCGCGAAGCTCGGCGTCTCCATCGCGGGCCTCGCCCGCGCGGGTGTCACCGAGCCCCTCACCACCGAGCAGATCGAGGCGCTGAAGCAGGAGGGCCCCGAGTGGCTGGTGCGGGAGCGCGCCACCCAGGCGGAGGTCCGCAAGGAGTCGGCCCGGATCAAGAAGAAGAACGCCGAGCGTCAGGCCTGA
- a CDS encoding DUF4142 domain-containing protein, giving the protein MRISRSTAGTAFVGGALILTLTALAYPSMLGVQNTASGQDRIIANTQWGPLTEADRDFVVRVRAAGLWEYPLGLLIKERSTSPEMKEVSKHLLVGHGRLDAGCRKISTDLGITLPNEPSPQQQQFVATAEGSTGREFESTAVTIMRVAHGGIFPTIAKIRATTRNSLVRELADTTNDTVLDHITVLEKTGLINQEQVSFQITAPPKLPQEQTTPPPPQQGAPVRVLPIPEELKDFQTVAPNPSYGAPAPSPSAG; this is encoded by the coding sequence ATGCGCATCTCGCGCAGCACGGCAGGAACCGCGTTCGTGGGCGGTGCGTTGATCCTTACGCTCACCGCGCTCGCCTACCCGAGCATGCTGGGCGTGCAGAACACGGCTTCCGGCCAGGACCGCATCATCGCCAACACCCAGTGGGGTCCGCTGACCGAGGCGGACCGCGACTTCGTGGTGCGGGTACGTGCGGCCGGACTGTGGGAGTACCCGCTGGGTCTGCTGATCAAGGAGCGCAGCACGTCGCCGGAGATGAAGGAAGTCTCCAAGCATCTGCTCGTGGGTCACGGCCGGCTCGACGCGGGCTGCCGCAAGATCTCGACGGACCTGGGCATCACGCTGCCGAACGAGCCGTCTCCGCAGCAGCAGCAGTTCGTGGCGACGGCCGAGGGCAGCACCGGCAGGGAGTTCGAGTCGACGGCCGTCACCATCATGCGCGTCGCGCACGGGGGCATCTTCCCGACGATCGCCAAGATCCGGGCGACCACCCGGAACAGCCTCGTGCGGGAGCTGGCCGACACGACCAACGACACCGTTCTCGACCACATCACGGTCCTGGAGAAGACCGGCCTCATCAACCAGGAGCAGGTCAGCTTCCAGATCACCGCCCCGCCCAAGCTGCCCCAGGAGCAGACGACACCGCCGCCGCCGCAGCAGGGCGCGCCGGTTCGCGTGCTGCCGATCCCGGAAGAGCTGAAGGACTTCCAGACGGTCGCCCCCAATCCGTCCTACGGGGCACCGGCACCGTCTCCGTCGGCGGGCTGA
- a CDS encoding HAD family hydrolase, with protein MSALQGISVIFDLDGTLVDSEPNYYEAGRQTLADHGVLDFTWADHERYVGISTQETVADWKDRYRLPASVDELVAAKNRRYLELARGATRAYPEMRSFVELLAAEGVPMAVASGSSPKAIAAVLTGTGLDAHLHTVVSADEVAHGKPAPDVFLEAARRLGAAPSDCVVLEDAAPGAAAAHAAGMRCIAIPYVPAQADAPEFATAGLLLPGGQREFTARSAYDWLVKSAGLS; from the coding sequence ATGAGCGCGCTCCAGGGAATATCGGTCATCTTCGATCTCGACGGAACACTCGTGGACAGCGAGCCGAACTACTACGAGGCCGGCCGGCAGACGCTGGCCGACCACGGCGTCCTGGACTTCACCTGGGCGGACCACGAGCGGTACGTCGGCATCAGCACCCAGGAGACGGTCGCGGACTGGAAGGACCGCTACCGCCTGCCCGCCTCCGTGGACGAACTGGTCGCCGCCAAGAACCGCCGCTACCTGGAGCTGGCCCGCGGCGCCACGCGCGCCTACCCGGAGATGCGCTCGTTCGTCGAACTGCTGGCGGCCGAGGGCGTGCCCATGGCCGTGGCCTCGGGCTCCTCCCCGAAGGCCATCGCCGCGGTGCTGACCGGGACCGGACTGGACGCGCATCTGCACACCGTGGTCTCCGCCGACGAGGTCGCACACGGCAAGCCGGCTCCGGACGTCTTCCTGGAGGCGGCCCGCAGGCTCGGCGCGGCGCCGTCCGACTGCGTCGTACTGGAGGACGCCGCCCCGGGCGCCGCCGCCGCGCACGCGGCCGGCATGCGCTGCATCGCGATCCCGTACGTCCCGGCACAGGCGGACGCCCCGGAGTTCGCCACGGCGGGGCTGCTCCTGCCGGGCGGCCAGCGGGAGTTCACGGCGCGGTCCGCCTACGACTGGCTGGTGAAGTCGGCCGGCCTGTCCTGA
- a CDS encoding lactonase family protein, whose amino-acid sequence MADGGRRAYIGSFTAAGGPGIVTAEVDPASGALTVLSSVGAVQDPSWLTLAPDGKTLYAVSETADGAVAAYRVDGDKPVPAGRPVPVGGSGPTHLGLFADHVLTANYGSGSVTAVPVRPDGTLARSASSVLPHSGAGPHTPRQQGPHAHHVQPDPSGRWAVSVDLGTDSVRVCTLTDGALALHRETALRPGSGPRHLAFHPDGSRAYVVNELSPSVTVCRWDPAAGVLTALSEIPVLPGAPVRDAYPSGIVTSPDGRFVWTATRGEDVLSVLAVEGVEGEELRLVTTVPCGGHWPRALTASGGFLYVANERSGDVTWFAVDPLTGVPRRAGSIRVPAASCVALG is encoded by the coding sequence GTGGCGGACGGTGGGCGGCGGGCGTACATCGGGTCGTTCACGGCGGCCGGCGGCCCCGGGATCGTGACCGCGGAGGTCGACCCCGCCAGCGGTGCCCTGACCGTGCTGAGCAGCGTCGGCGCCGTCCAGGACCCCTCCTGGCTGACCCTCGCGCCCGACGGAAAGACGCTCTACGCGGTCAGCGAGACGGCCGACGGCGCGGTGGCCGCGTACCGGGTCGACGGGGACAAACCCGTCCCGGCCGGGCGGCCCGTGCCGGTCGGCGGCAGCGGCCCGACCCACCTCGGCCTGTTCGCCGACCACGTCCTGACCGCCAACTACGGCTCCGGCAGCGTCACGGCGGTCCCGGTCCGCCCCGACGGCACCCTCGCGCGTTCCGCGTCCAGCGTGCTCCCGCACAGCGGCGCGGGTCCGCACACCCCCCGCCAGCAGGGGCCGCACGCCCACCACGTGCAGCCCGACCCGAGCGGCCGCTGGGCCGTCAGCGTCGATCTCGGCACGGACTCGGTGCGGGTGTGCACCCTGACGGACGGCGCCCTGGCCCTGCACCGGGAGACCGCTCTGCGCCCCGGCTCGGGCCCGCGCCACCTCGCCTTCCATCCGGACGGCTCGCGGGCGTACGTCGTCAACGAGCTGAGCCCGTCCGTCACCGTCTGCCGCTGGGACCCGGCGGCGGGCGTCCTGACAGCGCTGTCCGAGATCCCGGTGCTGCCGGGCGCACCGGTACGCGACGCCTACCCCTCGGGCATCGTCACCTCTCCCGACGGCCGCTTCGTCTGGACCGCCACCCGCGGCGAGGACGTCCTGTCCGTCCTCGCCGTCGAGGGCGTGGAGGGCGAGGAGCTGCGGCTCGTCACCACGGTGCCCTGCGGCGGCCACTGGCCGCGCGCCCTCACCGCCTCCGGCGGCTTCTTGTACGTCGCCAACGAGCGCTCCGGTGACGTGACGTGGTTCGCGGTCGACCCGCTCACGGGCGTCCCGCGACGAGCCGGCTCGATCCGGGTGCCGGCGGCCTCCTGCGTGGCCCTCGGCTGA
- a CDS encoding sirohydrochlorin chelatase encodes MSSPTGPADGLPVRMPRPRQPGRHRRPEPLVAPEGAPALVLAVPGTPSSATRSLAEEVVSIARSELPGLDARIGYLDGDNAEFPSLQAVLVHTAEERTARFEQARAAGMDVKTPDGPVAVVVPLLAGPDSALLRQVRQALMESRVAAELTDVLGPHPLLAEALHVRLSEAGLARADRARLFTVATAADGIVLASVGGDEAVQAAGITGMLLAARLAVPVMAAALDQEGSIASVAEQLRSSGSQQLALAPYLIGPEIDQGLIEEAAKEAGCSAAESLGPYPAIGKLALAKYTTALGIAPQQAQSTPVR; translated from the coding sequence ATGAGTTCCCCCACTGGGCCCGCGGATGGCCTGCCTGTACGAATGCCGCGCCCCCGCCAGCCCGGACGGCACCGCCGTCCCGAGCCGCTGGTTGCTCCCGAGGGCGCGCCCGCGCTCGTCCTCGCCGTGCCGGGGACGCCCAGTAGCGCCACGCGCAGCCTCGCCGAGGAGGTCGTGAGCATCGCCCGCTCCGAGCTGCCCGGCCTCGACGCCCGCATCGGCTACCTCGATGGGGACAACGCGGAGTTCCCCTCGCTGCAGGCCGTGCTGGTGCACACCGCCGAGGAGCGCACGGCCCGTTTCGAGCAGGCCCGCGCCGCCGGCATGGACGTCAAGACGCCCGACGGCCCGGTCGCCGTCGTTGTGCCGCTGCTCGCGGGCCCGGACAGCGCGCTGCTGCGCCAGGTCCGCCAGGCCCTCATGGAGAGCCGTGTCGCCGCCGAGCTGACCGATGTCCTCGGTCCGCACCCGCTGCTCGCCGAGGCGCTGCACGTGCGGCTGTCCGAGGCCGGTCTGGCCCGTGCCGACCGTGCGCGGCTGTTCACCGTGGCGACCGCCGCGGACGGCATCGTCCTGGCGTCGGTGGGCGGTGACGAGGCCGTGCAGGCCGCTGGGATCACCGGCATGCTGCTCGCCGCGCGCCTCGCCGTGCCGGTGATGGCCGCGGCGCTGGACCAGGAGGGCTCCATCGCCTCCGTCGCCGAGCAGCTGCGCTCCTCGGGTTCGCAGCAGCTGGCGCTCGCGCCGTATCTGATCGGTCCGGAGATCGATCAGGGTCTGATCGAGGAGGCCGCGAAGGAGGCGGGCTGCTCCGCTGCCGAGTCGCTCGGCCCCTACCCGGCGATCGGCAAGCTCGCCCTGGCCAAGTACACGACGGCGCTGGGCATCGCGCCGCAGCAGGCGCAGAGCACGCCGGTTCGCTGA
- a CDS encoding LysR family transcriptional regulator substrate-binding protein — MTGSDATPSFRLAYVPGVMPDKWVRIWNERQPDVPLTLTQVPAGEAAERLLGGDADAGLVRTPVDREVFSAIPLYTEQTVVVVPKDHLVTAVDEVAPEDLADDIVLHPLDDVLDWQSLPGRPALERPATTADAVELVAAGIGVLVVPLSLARLHHRKDLTHRPLEDAPESSVALAWPTDAKTDQIEDFIGIVRGRTVNSTRGRQQPPARGESANADRAGARRKPAPGKSAAGKSAGAKRTGKSGRGAPKNDRRGKPRRRS; from the coding sequence GTGACAGGCTCGGATGCAACCCCCTCGTTCCGGCTCGCCTACGTCCCCGGGGTGATGCCCGACAAATGGGTGCGCATCTGGAACGAGCGGCAGCCCGACGTCCCGCTGACCCTCACGCAGGTGCCCGCCGGAGAGGCGGCCGAGCGACTGCTCGGCGGGGACGCCGACGCGGGCCTCGTCCGCACGCCCGTGGACCGCGAGGTCTTCAGCGCGATCCCCCTCTACACCGAGCAGACGGTCGTCGTCGTGCCCAAGGACCACCTGGTCACCGCCGTGGACGAGGTCGCTCCGGAAGACCTGGCCGACGACATCGTGCTGCACCCCCTCGACGACGTCCTCGACTGGCAGAGCCTCCCCGGGCGGCCCGCGCTCGAACGGCCGGCCACCACCGCCGACGCCGTCGAACTGGTCGCGGCGGGCATCGGCGTCCTCGTCGTCCCGCTGTCGCTCGCCCGTCTCCACCACCGCAAGGACCTCACCCACCGGCCCCTCGAGGACGCCCCCGAGTCGAGCGTGGCCCTGGCCTGGCCCACGGACGCGAAGACGGACCAGATCGAGGACTTCATCGGCATCGTCCGCGGCCGCACGGTCAACAGCACCCGGGGCCGTCAGCAGCCCCCGGCGCGGGGCGAGTCCGCGAACGCGGACCGGGCCGGCGCCCGACGCAAGCCCGCGCCCGGAAAGTCCGCGGCGGGGAAGTCCGCCGGGGCGAAGCGCACCGGGAAGAGCGGGCGCGGCGCACCCAAGAACGACCGCCGCGGCAAGCCCCGCCGCCGTTCGTAG
- a CDS encoding N-acetylglucosamine kinase gives MTGAAEGSGFLAVDSGGSGLRAVVGTAERGPLARREAGEPVRTGERGIDPEDFMARLVPLVRALTAEAGAVPLGTVVVGAAGLASLGDGLRAELPGALAREWGVRRVALAADAVTAYAGALGPRPGAVIAAGTGLIAIGTDLAGWRRADGWGHLLGDCGGGAWIGRAGLEAALRAHDGREGGSARLLACAEEVFGTVAGLPGALYPRPDRPAVLASFAPRVAACADEDPVAAGILRAAARHMADSAAAVCPSGGEPCIAVTGGLFKLGDPLLGPLDKELERRLPQVRRVPAEGDPLHGSVRIATELSIGSLTLPSDGTMLSVTTRPGD, from the coding sequence GTGACCGGCGCGGCGGAAGGTTCCGGGTTCCTCGCCGTGGACTCCGGCGGCTCCGGGCTCCGGGCCGTGGTGGGGACCGCCGAGCGCGGACCGCTGGCCCGGCGGGAAGCCGGTGAGCCGGTCCGCACCGGCGAGCGGGGCATCGACCCCGAAGACTTCATGGCGCGACTCGTGCCGTTGGTGCGCGCGTTGACCGCCGAGGCGGGGGCGGTGCCGCTGGGCACCGTCGTCGTCGGCGCGGCCGGTCTGGCCTCTCTGGGGGACGGGCTGCGTGCCGAACTGCCGGGTGCCCTGGCCCGGGAGTGGGGCGTGCGCAGAGTCGCGCTGGCCGCCGATGCCGTGACCGCGTACGCCGGCGCGCTCGGGCCACGCCCCGGTGCCGTGATCGCGGCCGGGACCGGACTGATCGCGATCGGCACCGACCTCGCCGGCTGGCGGCGGGCGGACGGCTGGGGGCATCTGCTCGGCGACTGCGGGGGCGGTGCCTGGATCGGGCGGGCCGGTCTCGAGGCCGCCCTGCGCGCCCACGACGGGCGTGAGGGTGGCTCCGCCCGGCTGCTGGCCTGCGCCGAGGAGGTGTTCGGGACCGTGGCGGGGCTGCCCGGCGCGCTGTATCCCCGGCCCGACCGGCCGGCCGTGCTCGCCTCCTTCGCTCCCCGCGTGGCCGCCTGCGCGGACGAGGACCCCGTCGCGGCCGGCATCCTGCGCGCGGCCGCCCGGCACATGGCCGACTCCGCGGCGGCCGTGTGTCCCTCCGGCGGCGAGCCGTGCATCGCCGTCACCGGTGGCCTGTTCAAGCTGGGCGACCCGCTGCTCGGCCCGCTGGACAAGGAACTGGAGCGGCGGCTTCCGCAGGTGCGGCGGGTGCCGGCCGAAGGTGATCCGCTGCACGGCTCGGTGCGCATCGCGACCGAACTGAGCATCGGTTCGCTCACGCTGCCGAGTGACGGGACGATGCTGTCCGTGACCACCCGCCCGGGTGATTGA
- a CDS encoding FUSC family protein, with the protein MLKRVFMAPDPGRTRLRFGARAVLGIALAVALCGLAGHSLAAAITGGLAALLALFTVTDATVRGQAVTTALLPAVGLPVLTAAAELHDHPVARDLTFLAVVGAGVYARRWGPRGHSLGVFAFMTFFGAQFLHATTDQLPQLYVAVLLSVLAAAAVRFGLWCYERRLPPPAVPAPPGGTGLARVTTRQAIQATAGAGFALIVGQLVSGQRWYWAVGATWWIFVNTTSRGETLVRGFRRLLGTVIGIALGLLVAVPVHGDPAVTAALAAVCVFGIFYSAAVSYTWMMLWVTLLAGLLYGLLGVLGPGLLALRLAETGVGALGAALAVILVLPVTTHSITDAWIRRALGCVHACAVETARRLAGAADADPAPRVAELEQLLARVRLSVAPLVHPLNPMLGRKRRARHVLALLDDCAREVRGLVAVAADPEASHDARLAVACGRVEAAVEALTEGRDIAVHADGPPHAEPALAHLHGLERALSELARPLRTPSGSPLVGT; encoded by the coding sequence GTGCTGAAGAGGGTGTTCATGGCTCCGGATCCGGGGCGGACGAGGCTGCGCTTCGGCGCGCGGGCCGTGCTCGGCATCGCGCTCGCCGTCGCCCTGTGCGGCCTCGCCGGGCACTCCCTCGCAGCGGCCATCACCGGGGGTCTCGCCGCCCTGCTCGCCCTGTTCACCGTCACCGACGCCACGGTCCGCGGCCAGGCGGTCACGACCGCGCTGCTGCCCGCCGTCGGCCTGCCCGTGCTCACCGCCGCGGCCGAACTGCACGACCACCCGGTGGCCCGCGACCTCACCTTCCTCGCTGTGGTGGGCGCGGGGGTGTACGCGCGCCGCTGGGGACCGCGCGGGCACAGCCTCGGGGTGTTCGCGTTCATGACCTTCTTCGGGGCGCAGTTCCTGCACGCCACCACCGACCAGCTGCCCCAGCTGTACGTCGCGGTCCTGCTGTCCGTCCTCGCCGCCGCCGCGGTGCGCTTCGGCCTGTGGTGCTACGAGCGCCGCCTGCCGCCGCCCGCCGTGCCCGCACCGCCGGGCGGCACCGGTCTGGCCCGGGTGACCACCCGCCAGGCGATCCAGGCCACCGCCGGGGCCGGCTTCGCCCTGATCGTGGGCCAGCTGGTGTCCGGGCAGCGCTGGTACTGGGCCGTCGGCGCCACCTGGTGGATCTTCGTCAACACCACCTCGCGCGGCGAGACCCTGGTCCGTGGCTTCCGGCGGCTGCTCGGCACCGTCATCGGCATCGCCCTCGGCCTGCTCGTGGCGGTGCCCGTGCACGGCGACCCGGCCGTCACGGCGGCCCTCGCCGCCGTCTGCGTCTTCGGCATCTTCTACTCGGCCGCCGTGTCCTACACCTGGATGATGCTCTGGGTCACCCTCCTCGCCGGCCTGCTCTACGGCCTCCTCGGCGTGCTCGGCCCCGGGCTGCTCGCGCTGCGGCTCGCCGAGACCGGCGTCGGGGCACTCGGGGCCGCCCTGGCCGTGATCCTCGTCCTGCCCGTCACCACCCACAGCATCACGGACGCCTGGATCCGGCGGGCGCTGGGCTGCGTGCACGCCTGCGCCGTCGAGACCGCCCGGCGCCTGGCGGGTGCGGCGGACGCCGACCCGGCCCCGCGGGTGGCGGAGCTGGAGCAGCTTCTCGCCCGGGTGCGGCTGTCGGTCGCCCCGCTCGTGCACCCGCTGAACCCGATGCTCGGCCGCAAGCGGCGGGCCCGGCACGTGCTCGCCCTCCTGGACGACTGCGCCCGGGAGGTCCGCGGCCTGGTGGCGGTGGCCGCCGACCCGGAGGCCTCCCACGACGCCCGTCTGGCCGTGGCCTGCGGACGGGTGGAGGCCGCGGTCGAGGCCCTCACGGAGGGCAGGGACATCGCGGTCCACGCGGACGGCCCACCCCACGCCGAACCGGCCCTGGCCCACCTGCACGGCCTGGAACGAGCCCTGTCCGAGCTGGCCCGCCCCCTGCGCACACCGTCGGGCTCGCCGCTGGTGGGCACCTGA